One stretch of Pirellulaceae bacterium DNA includes these proteins:
- a CDS encoding 2-isopropylmalate synthase, with protein MTSYLLKDNPVSNTRTIRIFDTTLRDGEQSPGGSMNLDEKLKIAHALVDLGVDIIEAGFPIASPGDFEAVREISTNVSGATICGLARCNEKDIDRAWDALKQAHRPRIHVFLATSAIHREFKLKMTPQEIVKRAVSGVARAVSYCDDVEFSPEDAARTEVDFLCEVVEAAITAGATTVNIPDTVGYATPAHMGRVIKTLVDRVPNIDQAVISVHCHNDLGLAVANSLAAVENGAGQVECTINGIGERAGNCSLEEIVMALRTRVDYFQADTGIKSERLVPASRLVSGITGLQVQRNKAIVGRNAFAHEAGIHQDGMLKERTTYEIMRPEDVGFLNTELVLGKHSGRAALADRARALGFHLTGEQLKSVFEDFKLLADKKKEIYDGDIAAIIKQTIHASSSREEWSLVAFQSTSGTGRQPTVKLTLKRGDNEITEELSEGDGPVDAAFLATEKITGMKLACKDFLVRSATLGHDAQGEVIVEVEHNDETYRGRGVSTDTVEATVLAILNAVNRIATSVESGNEG; from the coding sequence ACGCACTCGTCGATTTGGGAGTGGACATTATCGAAGCCGGTTTTCCCATTGCTTCACCGGGTGACTTCGAGGCTGTCCGGGAAATCTCGACGAACGTCAGCGGTGCCACGATCTGCGGCCTAGCTCGTTGCAATGAAAAAGACATTGACCGTGCCTGGGATGCGTTGAAGCAGGCCCACCGACCACGAATCCATGTCTTCTTGGCAACGAGTGCAATCCATCGCGAGTTCAAGCTTAAGATGACTCCCCAAGAGATTGTCAAACGAGCCGTTTCGGGCGTCGCACGGGCTGTCAGTTACTGCGACGACGTCGAATTCTCTCCGGAGGATGCCGCACGAACGGAAGTCGACTTCCTCTGTGAAGTCGTCGAAGCCGCGATTACAGCCGGTGCAACGACCGTCAACATACCCGACACGGTTGGCTATGCGACTCCTGCTCACATGGGACGTGTGATCAAGACGTTAGTTGACCGCGTTCCCAACATTGACCAAGCCGTGATCAGCGTCCATTGCCATAATGACTTGGGACTGGCGGTCGCAAACAGCCTGGCGGCAGTGGAAAACGGAGCTGGTCAAGTCGAATGTACGATTAACGGGATTGGAGAACGGGCCGGAAATTGCTCACTCGAAGAAATTGTTATGGCGCTACGAACGCGCGTCGATTATTTCCAGGCCGATACGGGAATCAAATCCGAGCGACTGGTCCCGGCAAGCCGGTTGGTATCCGGCATTACCGGTTTGCAGGTGCAACGCAACAAGGCCATCGTAGGTCGCAATGCTTTTGCTCACGAAGCAGGTATTCATCAAGATGGGATGCTGAAAGAACGCACCACGTACGAAATCATGCGTCCCGAGGATGTGGGCTTTCTGAACACCGAACTGGTGCTAGGCAAGCACTCAGGACGAGCCGCTTTGGCGGACCGAGCTCGCGCATTGGGTTTTCACCTCACGGGTGAGCAACTCAAATCGGTTTTTGAGGACTTCAAGCTGTTGGCAGACAAGAAGAAGGAAATCTACGATGGCGATATCGCTGCGATTATCAAACAGACCATTCACGCCTCGAGCTCCAGGGAAGAGTGGTCATTGGTAGCCTTTCAGTCAACATCAGGAACCGGTCGGCAACCGACGGTAAAGCTGACGCTGAAACGGGGTGACAATGAGATTACTGAGGAGCTTTCGGAAGGTGATGGCCCCGTCGACGCAGCGTTTTTGGCCACGGAGAAAATCACAGGTATGAAACTCGCCTGCAAAGATTTTCTCGTACGGAGTGCCACTTTGGGCCACGACGCCCAGGGCGAAGTCATCGTCGAAGTGGAACATAACGATGAAACTTATCGGGGTCGGGGCGTTTCGACCGATACGGTCGAAGCCACCGTCCTGGCAATCCTGAATGCAGTAAACCGAATCGCCACCTCGGTCGAATCAGGCAACGAAGGCTAA
- a CDS encoding DUF420 domain-containing protein: MSDPICFSLLAEFNGLDGFVGFRGSLMLDVVFLAMFAVVPVMFWSIYQVRYHRRYGLHKTTQLILAAVLLAAVTLFEIDMRVNGWMDRAMPSRFWQDGRWNDWIDLSLAIHLACAIPTALLWIFVVVRALRQFPRPPAPGDHSRSHIFWARLAAIELFLTALTGCVFYLLAFVA, encoded by the coding sequence ATGTCTGACCCGATTTGCTTCAGTTTACTCGCCGAATTCAACGGCCTTGATGGTTTTGTCGGATTTCGCGGATCACTCATGCTTGATGTCGTTTTCCTGGCGATGTTTGCGGTCGTGCCAGTGATGTTTTGGAGCATTTATCAGGTGCGGTATCACCGCCGCTATGGCTTACACAAAACGACCCAGTTGATCCTTGCTGCAGTTCTGCTGGCGGCCGTTACCTTGTTTGAAATTGATATGCGAGTGAATGGTTGGATGGATCGAGCAATGCCCTCCCGATTCTGGCAAGATGGTCGCTGGAACGATTGGATCGATTTAAGTTTGGCGATCCACTTGGCGTGCGCTATTCCGACTGCCCTGTTGTGGATCTTTGTCGTGGTGCGCGCGTTGCGACAATTCCCGCGTCCGCCAGCGCCCGGTGACCACAGTCGCTCCCACATCTTTTGGGCGCGACTCGCTGCGATTGAATTGTTCTTAACCGCTTTGACGGGCTGCGTTTTTTACCTGTTAGCCTTCGTTGCCTGA
- a CDS encoding sulfatase-like hydrolase/transferase: MFKCFVVGMCFLSCSHAAITAEARKPNVIFILTDDQGSVDINVYGAKDLITPNMDALAERGVRFTQFYAASPVCAPSRAACMTGLTPQRAGVSGNVGTRRGQKGGLAVERKTMADMFQSAGYRTAHIGKWHLGFEPHLLPNQRGFDYSFGHMGGCIDNYSHFYYWNGPNEHDLYRNGVEVFENGRFFGDLMVEEATQFIQQDPESPFFIYFAVNMPHYPYQGDEQWLERYRDLPYPRNLYAAFISTIDERIGRLVKLLDDLDLRDDTILVFQSDHGHSVEERAHHGGGSSGPYRGHKFQLLEGGIRVPAMISWPGQLPAGQVRGQMVTACDWLPTLASLCDIAVPDDSLDGKDILPVIQEAAAATPHASFCWELGGQRAVRQGAWKLYQPSKKTEPELYRIDSDPAESRNLAADEPAQVEQLQAIHRRWKQSWQK; this comes from the coding sequence ATGTTTAAGTGCTTCGTGGTTGGAATGTGTTTTCTGAGCTGCAGCCATGCGGCGATTACGGCGGAAGCTCGCAAGCCGAATGTGATTTTCATTTTGACCGATGATCAAGGAAGCGTAGACATCAATGTTTACGGAGCAAAAGATCTGATTACACCCAACATGGATGCCTTGGCAGAGCGAGGCGTCCGTTTTACGCAGTTTTACGCGGCATCGCCCGTCTGCGCGCCTTCAAGAGCGGCCTGTATGACCGGCCTGACACCCCAGCGCGCTGGCGTGTCAGGTAATGTGGGCACGCGCCGAGGGCAAAAGGGCGGTTTGGCAGTCGAACGAAAGACGATGGCTGACATGTTTCAATCGGCTGGATATCGGACAGCGCACATTGGCAAGTGGCACCTCGGCTTTGAACCGCACTTGCTGCCGAATCAGCGTGGTTTTGATTATTCCTTTGGTCACATGGGTGGCTGCATCGACAACTACTCACATTTCTATTATTGGAATGGTCCCAATGAACACGATCTTTATCGCAATGGTGTCGAAGTCTTCGAGAACGGACGATTCTTTGGCGATCTGATGGTTGAGGAAGCAACGCAATTTATCCAGCAAGATCCTGAATCGCCATTCTTCATCTACTTTGCCGTTAACATGCCTCACTATCCGTATCAGGGGGATGAGCAATGGCTTGAACGTTATCGGGATCTTCCCTATCCACGCAACCTTTATGCTGCCTTTATTTCCACGATCGATGAACGAATCGGTCGATTGGTCAAGCTGCTTGATGATCTGGATTTGCGAGATGATACGATCTTGGTCTTTCAATCAGACCACGGACATTCGGTGGAAGAGCGAGCTCACCATGGCGGCGGAAGTTCTGGTCCGTACCGCGGGCATAAATTTCAACTGTTGGAAGGGGGGATTCGGGTTCCTGCCATGATCTCGTGGCCAGGACAGTTACCTGCCGGCCAAGTTCGGGGACAAATGGTCACCGCCTGTGATTGGCTGCCGACGCTGGCCAGTTTGTGTGACATCGCCGTACCCGATGATTCCTTGGACGGGAAAGACATCTTGCCAGTGATTCAAGAGGCGGCGGCAGCCACACCCCATGCGAGCTTTTGTTGGGAGTTGGGCGGTCAACGGGCGGTTCGACAAGGGGCGTGGAAGCTGTATCAGCCCTCCAAGAAGACGGAGCCCGAACTGTATCGAATCGATTCAGACCCTGCGGAGAGTCGAAATCTGGCCGCGGATGAGCCTGCTCAGGTCGAGCAGTTACAGGCGATTCATCGCCGATGGAAACAATCTTGGCAAAAATAG